One Ranitomeya imitator isolate aRanImi1 chromosome 1, aRanImi1.pri, whole genome shotgun sequence DNA window includes the following coding sequences:
- the LOC138658060 gene encoding uncharacterized protein, protein MEFSKSQRNNKVMIYLGFEYLAFRTINAVVTWRCRLYRSSKCHSILKTKDGNVVQEPTEHYHDSCPQKAEANVARSKMREDMRAVSATPRNVMGNVLSALSNDVLAHMPRQLSLARSLVYHRTDGNLPNPKTIHFCIPEKYSQLILHDSGKEDRNRILVLGDRDLMLELNKDMIYGDGTFDKVPNMFYQLYTWHAKVGNSYPPCLCILLQRKDMNTYKRMFEIMKLLIPNLAPQKVLVDFEKACMTSVRIAFPHADVKGCYFHLCQSLIRKIKNVALKTEYESNINIKMTLKSLAALAFVPIEDVRWFLISLLPHSQMKNAIMRCSHTFFLHILRVQLVEILSFL, encoded by the coding sequence ATGGAGTTTTCAAAAAGCCAGAGAAACAACAAAGTTATGATTTACTTGGGGTTTGAATATCTTGCATTTCGTACTATCAACGCAGTGGTGACTTGGAGATGCCGACTGTACCGCTCTTCAAAGTGCCATTCAATTCTCAAAACAAAAGATGGCAACGTAGTTCAAGAACCAACAGAACATTATCATGACTCCTGCCCTCAAAAAGCAGAAGCAAACGTTGCCAGAAGCAAAATGAGAGAAGACATGAGAGCAGTAAGTGCTACTCCTCGCAACGTGATGGGAAACGTGTTATCTGCATTGAGCAATGATGTATTGGCCCATATGCCAAGACAATTATCTCTTGCTAGAAGCCTGGTCTATCATAGAACAGATGGTAATTTGCCTAACccaaaaactatacatttttgcatTCCTGAAAAGTATAGTCAACTGATACTTCATGATTCAGGAAAAGAAGATCGAAACAGAATTCTGGTTTTAGGAGATAGAGATCTTATGCTTGAACTGAACAAAGATATGATCTATGGAGATGGCACCTTTGATAAAGTGCCCAATATGTTTTACCAACTGTATACTTGGCATGCCAAGGTGGGTAACTCATATCCGCCATGTTTGTGCATTTTACTACAAAGAAAGGACATGAACACGTATAAGAGAATGTTTGAAATAATGAAGCTATTGATTCCAAATCTGGCACCTCAAAAGGTTTTAGTGGATTTTGAGAAGGCTTGTATGACTTCAGTAAGGATTGCCTTCCCACATGCTGATGTTAAAGGGTGTTATTTTCACCTTTGTCAGAGTctcattagaaaaataaaaaatgttgctttGAAAACAGAATATGAATCTAATATCAACATAAAAATGACACTGAAGTCTCTTGCTGCATTAGCCTTTGTGCCAATTGAAGATGTGAGATGGTTTTTGATAAGCTTGCTGCCACATTCCCAGATGAAGAATGCTATAATGAGGTGCTCACATACTTTTTTTCTACATATATTGAGGGTGCAGCTGGTAGAGATCCTCAGTTTCCTATAA